One Triticum dicoccoides isolate Atlit2015 ecotype Zavitan chromosome 5B, WEW_v2.0, whole genome shotgun sequence genomic window carries:
- the LOC119308933 gene encoding inactive protein kinase SELMODRAFT_444075-like translates to MLGNGTLAVKKLIEMVDIDEKKFSEEVRCLMKAKHKNIVRFLGYCCDTQGEMLDCEGKLVLAEVRQRCFDEKQSQTIASKLIGTMGYVAPEFYARRNITFKLDIYSLGMIITEILTGEKGYADIDNVRRVRTNMKADFKITELHYFV, encoded by the exons ATGCTTGGCAATGGCACACTTGCTGTGAAGAAGCTTATTGAAATGGTtgatattgatgagaagaaattcagCGAAGAGGTTCGTTGTTTGATGAAGGCAAAGCACAAAAATATAGTGCGGTTCCTGGGATATTGCTGTGACACACAAGGGGAAATGCTAGACTGCGAAGGAAAACTTGTCTTGGCAGAAGTACGACAAAG GTGCTTTGATGAAAAACAAAGCCAGACTATTGCTTCAAAACTGATTGGAACTAT GGGATATGTGGCACCAGAATTCTATGCGCGCAGGAACATCACATTCAAGTTAGACATATATAGTCTTGGCATGATAATCACAGAGATACTAACAGGAGAGAAGGGATATGCTGATATTGACAATGTAAGACGTGTCCGTACCAACATGAAGGCTGATTTCAAGATTACTGAGTTACATTACTTTGTGTAA